The proteins below come from a single Thalassomonas actiniarum genomic window:
- a CDS encoding TolC family protein — translation MKKHLLPGQKTGVIALASMLAFSSAAAIPDSVTAGKGLTLEQSLRIAIANSSSLVTASVQVDLARADELSAADPFDTNFTTSMAFERVRGYEYPEELQQVSAATGGEVTASTFMTDHQNNEQLKSGINKVFRNGIYTELSIELDSSDSDKTAADIADVIPALEATGLRSGARVGDYSPVHPSTIQLTVNVPLMKFSGENNIAAANEKNFRYQREAAEMDLNQQVAAIIQEVFTSYWAYEAALTKLKFTRESKALVDLWLANVSASEQASAAGAGKHISYLNGYKTELSVDISKAKEAANVARSKLAQVLGVSSSDARKITKLADDFPLDWNTTLAYFDNAKIAKRWHALAEANRFDLKAAKLQLDAAKAIYAGSKNDEQSKLDLSFVLKQEGLGLGGDEYVDFSSFNDGRSDLGYTVQLSFEKKLGNYKARAQVDKTRHLRRQKDAEYNNARRSIEIAVDSAITSLYNSLVALKAAKQQSQHYQTALNGIVSNNIFSLADVYDLVSVEQARLQSFTDHVTAIQNVADAIGNARFQTGTMIKKIGDIHQVEVNDLTRLP, via the coding sequence ATGAAAAAACATTTACTACCAGGTCAAAAAACCGGCGTTATCGCCTTAGCATCGATGCTGGCTTTTTCATCGGCGGCGGCAATTCCAGATAGCGTGACGGCAGGCAAAGGCCTGACGCTGGAGCAGTCATTGCGCATTGCTATTGCCAACTCCTCCAGCCTGGTTACCGCCTCGGTTCAGGTCGATCTGGCCAGGGCCGATGAATTGTCGGCTGCCGACCCCTTTGATACTAACTTTACCACCAGCATGGCTTTTGAGCGGGTGCGCGGTTATGAATATCCCGAGGAATTACAGCAGGTATCGGCGGCAACGGGGGGAGAGGTCACGGCCTCGACTTTTATGACAGATCATCAAAATAATGAGCAGTTAAAATCCGGCATCAATAAAGTGTTTAGAAACGGCATATATACCGAGTTGAGCATAGAGCTAGATTCATCAGACAGCGATAAAACGGCGGCGGATATTGCCGATGTGATACCGGCCCTGGAAGCTACCGGGTTAAGGTCCGGGGCAAGAGTCGGGGATTATTCCCCGGTACACCCGTCGACCATCCAACTGACGGTGAATGTGCCTTTGATGAAGTTTAGCGGCGAAAATAATATTGCCGCCGCCAACGAAAAAAACTTCCGCTATCAGCGCGAGGCCGCCGAGATGGACTTGAATCAACAGGTGGCGGCGATTATTCAAGAGGTCTTTACCAGCTATTGGGCCTATGAAGCGGCGTTAACCAAGTTGAAGTTTACCCGGGAGTCGAAGGCGCTGGTAGATCTCTGGCTGGCCAATGTCTCCGCCTCTGAGCAGGCTTCAGCGGCGGGTGCGGGCAAACATATCAGCTATTTAAACGGTTATAAAACCGAATTGAGCGTAGATATCAGTAAAGCGAAAGAAGCGGCCAATGTTGCCAGAAGCAAACTTGCCCAGGTATTGGGGGTATCGAGCAGCGATGCCAGAAAAATCACGAAACTGGCCGATGATTTCCCCCTCGACTGGAACACGACCCTGGCTTATTTCGATAATGCCAAGATAGCAAAAAGATGGCATGCCCTGGCCGAGGCCAACCGTTTTGATCTCAAAGCGGCCAAATTGCAACTTGACGCCGCCAAAGCCATTTATGCCGGTTCGAAAAATGATGAGCAATCTAAACTCGATTTGTCCTTTGTTTTAAAACAGGAAGGTCTGGGATTGGGAGGAGATGAGTATGTCGACTTTTCCTCCTTTAATGACGGGCGCAGCGATCTCGGCTATACGGTACAACTTTCCTTTGAAAAAAAACTGGGGAATTACAAAGCCCGGGCCCAGGTTGATAAAACCCGGCATTTAAGGCGGCAAAAAGACGCCGAATACAATAATGCCCGGCGCAGCATTGAGATTGCGGTCGATTCCGCCATCACCTCGCTTTATAACAGTCTGGTAGCCTTAAAAGCGGCCAAACAGCAAAGTCAGCATTATCAGACGGCATTAAACGGCATCGTCAGCAACAACATTTTTTCCCTGGCAGATGTTTATGACCTGGTGTCGGTTGAACAGGCGCGGCTGCAGTCGTTTACCGATCATGTCACCGCCATACAAAATGTTGCCGATGCCATAGGTAATGCCCGTTTTCAAACGGGCACCATGATTAAGAAAATAGGTGATATTCACCAGGTTGAAGTCAATGACCTGACCAGGTTGCCTTAA